CCGCAGTTTAAGCAAGTGCTGAATATGCCGACGAAGCGGCTGCGTAACGCGCCTTGCCAGGAGAAAGTGTGGCAGGGCGATGAAGTCGACCTGAACCGCATTCCCATCATGCAGTGCTGGCCGGGCGACGCTGCGCCGCTCATTACCTGGGGCCTGACGGTCACCCGCGGCCCGCATAAAGAGCGCCAGAATCTGGGCATCTATCGCCAGCAGTTAATCGGCAAAAACAAACTCATTATGCGCTGGCTGTCGCATCGCGGCGGCGCGCTCGATTTCCAGGAGTGGTGCCAGGCGCATCCGGGCGAACGCTTCCCGGTCGCCGTGGCGCTGGGCGCCGATCCCGCAACCATTCTCGGCGCGGTGACGCCGGTGCCGGATACGCTGTCTGAATACGCGTTCGCGGGCCTGCTGCGCGGCACCAAAACCGAAGTGGTGAAGTGTCTTTCTAACGACCTTGAGATCCCGGCCAGCGCCGAAATCGTGCTGGAAGGGTATATTGAGCCTGGCGAAATGGCGCCGGAAGGCCCGTATGGCGACCACACCGGTTACTATAATGAGATAGACAGTTTCCCGGTCTTTACCGTGACGCATGTGACCCAGCGCAAAGATGCGATTTATCACTCGACCTATACGGGCCGCCCGCCTGATGAACCTGCCGTGCTGGGTGTGGCGCTGAATGAAGTGCTGGTGCCTATTCTGCAAAAGCAGTTCCCGGAGATCGTGGATTTTTATCTACCGCCGGAAGGGTGCTCGTACCGGCTTGCCGTCGTGACCATGCGCAAGCAGTACGCGGGCCACGCGAAGCGCGTGATGATGGGCGTCTGGTCGTTCCTGCGCCAGTTCATGTATACCAAGTTCGTGATCGTTTGTGATGATGACATTAACGCGCGCGACTGGAACGATGTGATCTGGGCGATTACTACGCGCATGGATCCGGCGCGCGACACGGTGATGGTGGAAAACACGCCGATCGATTACCTGGATTTCGCCTCGCCGGTGTCGGGGCTTGGCTCCAAAATGGGTCTCGACGCGACCAACAAATGGCCGGGCGAAACGCAGCGCGAATGGGGCACCCCCATCAAGAAAGATCCCAGCGTGACGGCGCGTATCGACGCTATCTGGGATGAGCTCGCGATTTTTCATGACGGAAAAGGCGCCTGACGCGCCGCCGTTGCAGTTGCATTATTGACCCGACAGAGGGAACGCATGACAACCTTAAGCTGTAAAGTGACCTCGGTAGAAGCCATCACGGATACCGTTTATCGCGTTCGTTTAGTGCCGGAAGCGGCCTTTTCGTTTCGCGCAGGTCAGTACCTGATGGTGGTAATGGATGAGCGGGACAAGCGCCCTTTTTCTATGGCCTCCACGCCGGATGAGCAGGGCTTTATCGAACTGCATATCGGCGCGTCGGAACTTAACCTCTATGCGATGGCGGTGATGGACCGCATTCTCAAAGAGCGTGAAATCGTGGTCGATATTCCGCATGGCGACGCCTGGCTGCGCGATGACGAAGAGCGTCCGCTGATCCTGATTGCCGGCGGTACGGGATTTTCCTACGCCCGTTCGATTCTGCTGACGGCGCTGGCGCGCAACCCGCATCGCGATATCACGATTTACTGGGGCGGCCGCGAAGAGAAGCACCTCTACGATCTCTCAGAGCTGGAAGCGCTGTCGGTTGACCATCCGAACCTGAAGATTGTCCCGGTCGTCGAGCAGCCGGATGAGACGTGGCGCGGTCGCAGCGGCACGGTGCTGACGGCAGTGATGCAGGATTTCGGCACGCTTGCCGGACACGATATTTATATCGCCGGTCGTTTCGAGATGGCGAAAATAGCCCGCGACCTGTTCTGCAACGAGCGCGCCGCGCGTGAAGACCGCCTGTTCGGCGACGCCTTCGCCTTTATCTGAGCCGCTTTCTTATAACGCCAGCCCGGTACTACGGGCTGGCGGCAATCTCCCTTCCTGACCAGACATATAATGGTCGATCGTTTTCCAGCAGGCAGAGCAGCGTGATGTTTTTGCGCGCCGGGTGATCCAGCTTTGCGGTGAGCTGGGTTGCGATATGCTGTTGCCCCACGTTTTCATCATACCGTTCCACGACAACGCTCTCCGGCACAATGCGCGACTCATTAAGCACCTGCTGCATAAACGCGTGATCCTGCGACGCGCTGATAAGCGAGGCCAGACAGCGCTGCGCCAGCGTCTCTTCCGACAGCGCTGCCCGTGCGGAAGTGGTGCAAAAAATCGCCGCGGCAAGCGGCACGAAGATAAAGCATCCCTTCATGTTTTTCCCTGAAATATGGGGTCGATAAAAGAGCCTGGCACAAACGTGGGAAATAAAAAACCCGCCCCTGACAGGCGGGAAGAACGGCAACTAAATTTTTCTCTCTTCGCCCCTGATACTATGGCGGCGTTGGCTGGTTTATACCCGCTCAAAGACCGTCGCGATGCCCTGGCCCAGACCGATACACATGGTGGCAAGTCCCAGCTCCGCGTCACGGCGTTCCATCAGGTTAATTAACGTGGTGCTGATACGCGCGCCGGAGCAACCAAGCGGGTGGCCGAGCGCTATCGCGCCGCCGTTGAGGTTGATCTTTTCGTCGATCTGCTCCATCAGACCCAGATCTTTAATGCACGGCAGGATCTGCGCGGCAAAGGCTTCGTTCATCTCAAACAGATCGATATCGCCCGCGGTCAGCCCGGCTTTTTTCAGCGCCAGCTTTGACGCGGGCACCGGGCCGTAACCCATAATCGACGGATCGCAGCCCACCACCGCCATCGAGCGGATACGGGCGCGCGGGGTCAGGCCGAGTTCGCGGGCGCGCGATTCGCTCATCACCAGCATCGCCGCGGCGCCGTCGGAGAGCGCCGACGAGGTGCCCGCGGTAACCGTGCCGCTTGCCGGGTCGAACGCCGGTTTCAGCTGCGACAGCCCTTCGACGGTGGTTTCCGGGCGGATCACTTCGTCAAAGTCGTAGCGCTTAAGCACGCCGTCGGCGTCGTGGCCGCTGGTCGGAATGATTTCCTGTTTAAAATGCCCGGCCTGCGTGGCGGCCCAGGCGCGCTGGTGGGAGCGGGCGGCGAAAGCGTCCTGCATTTCGCGGCTGATGCCGTGCATACGCGAAAGCATTTCCGCCGTCAGGCCCATCATGCCTGCCGCTTTCGCCACGTTACGGCTTAAGCCGGGATGAAAATCGACGCCGTGGTTCATCGGCACATGGCCCATATGCTCCACGCCGCCTACCAGACACACGCTGGCGTCGCCGGTCATGATCATCCGCGCGGCGTCGTGCAGCGCCTGCATTGACGAACCGCACAGGCGGTTGACCGTCACCGCCGGCACGCTGTGCGGAATTTCCGCCAGCAGCGCGGCGTTGCGGGCGATGTTAAAACCCTGCTCCAGCGTCTGCTGCACGCATCCCCAGTAGATGTCGTCGATAGCGCTGCCTTCCAGCTGCGGATTACGCGACAGCAGGCTGCGCATCAGGTGTGCGGAGAGATCTTCTGCCCGCACCTGACGGAACGCGCCGCCTTTGGAACGGCCCATCGGGGTGCGGATAGCATCAACAATTACAACCTTTTCCATTCGTCACTCCTTAAGCCGTTTGCAGTTCGCCCACCGGTTGGGCGGGTTCAACCTGGGGGTAATAAGGCGCGTTGTGGCTCGCTTTGTCGCGAAGCCCCGCCGGCGCTTCATAAAGCGGGCCGAGATGCTGATAGCGCTGCGCCATATCGAGGTATTTCGCGCTGCCCTGCGTATCCAGCCAGCGGAACGCGCCGCCGTGGAACGGTGGGAAGCCGAGACCGTAGACCAGCGCCATATCCGCCTCGGCGGGGCTGGCGATAATGCCTTCTTCCAGGCAGCGCACCACTTCGTTGACCATCGGGATCATCATGCGCGCCACGATCTCTTCATCGCTGAACGCGCGCTTCGGCTGGCTCACTTCCGCCAGCAGGCTGTCTGCCGCGTCATCCTGCACTTTGCGCGGTTTGCCTTTGCTGTCTTCCTGATAGGCATAGAAGCCTTTGCCGTTTTTCTGTCCGAAGCGGCCAGCCTCAAACAGCGCGTCGATCGCATCGCGGTAATCTTTTTGCATGCGTTGCGGGAAACCTGCCGCCATCACAGCCTGCGCGTGGTGCGCGGTATCGATGCCCACAACATCCAGCAGGTACGCCGGGCCCATCGGCCAGCCGAACTGTTTCTCCATGACTTTATCGATCTGGCGGAAGTCGGCGCCGTCGCGCAGCAGCTGACTGAAACCGGCGAAGTAGGGGAACAGCACGCGGTTCACGAAGAAGCCGGGGCAGTCGTTCACCACGATGGGCGTTTTGCCCATTTTGCTGGCCCAGGCCACCACTTTGGCTATCGTGGCGTCGGAGGTTTTTTCGCCGCGGATCACTTCAACCAGCGGCATACGGTGCACCGGGTTAAAGAAGTGCATGCCGCAGAAGTTTTCCGGTCTCTTCAGCACGCTCGCCAGTTCGCTGATAGGAATGGTGGAGGTATTGGAGGCAATCACGGTATCCGGGCGCACCTTTTCTTCGGTTTCCGCCAGCACCGCTTTTTTCACTTTCGGGTTTTCGACCACGGCTTCGACGACCACGTCAACACGCTCAAACCCGGCGTAATCCAGCGTCGGATGGATGGTGGCGATGACGTTTGCGAGTTTCAGCCCGTCGATTTTGCCGCGCTCCAGCTGTTTATTCAGCAGCTTGCTGGCTTCGCTGATGCCGAGCGTCAGTGATTTCTCGTTAATGTCTTTCATGATGACCGGCACGCCTTTCCAGGCTGACTGGTAGGCGATGCCGCCGCCCATGATGCCTGCGCCCAGTACCGCAGCCTGTTTCGGCGTCTCGGTCTCTTTGGTCAGCTTTTTCGCAATGCCTTTGACGTACTGGTCGTTTAAGAAGATGCCGACCAGCGCGAGCGCTTCGCTGGAGCGCGCCAGCGGCACAAAGCTTTTGTTCTCCAGCGCCAGCGCTTCATCACGGCCCAGCCCCGCGGCCGCTTCGATGGTTTTCACCGCCGTCATCGGCGCCGGGTAGTGTTTGCCCGCGGTCTGCATCACCATGCCTTTGGCGATGGTAAAGCTCATGGTGGCTTCAATTTTACTTAAGCGCAGCGGTTCAAGCTTCGGCTGGCGGCGGGCTTGCCAGTCGAGTTCGCCGTCGATGGCCTGACGCAGCATACGCAGCGCGCCCTCGATCAGTTTCTCCGGTTTAACGACCGCGTCGACCAGGCCCACTTTCAGCGCCGCGTCGGCGGTGATGTCTTTACCGGCCGCGATGATTTCCAGCGCGCTGTCGGCGCCTAACAGACGCGGCAGGCGTACCGAACCGCCAAAGCCCGGCATGATGCCAAGTTTCGTTTCCGGCAGGCCGATGCGGGCATCCGGCGTGGCGAGACGGAAATCGGTCGCCAGCACGCACTCGCAGCCGCCGCCTAACGCGTAGCCGTTGATGGCGCAAAGCGTAGGCACCAGCAGATCTTCAAGGCGGTTAAACACGCTGTTGGCAAAGTGCAGCCACTGGCTTAACTGCTCAGCAGGCACCTGGAACAGCGAGAGGAATTCGGTAATGTCGGCGCCGACGATAAACGCGGCTTTTTCCGAGCGCAGCAGCAGGGCTTTGAGATCGTGCTGTTTTTCCAGCACCTCCAGCGCATGGCCAAGGCTTGCCACGGTCGCGGTATCAAGCTTATTCACCGAGCCGGGGGCATCGAACACCAGTTCGGCAATGCCGTCTTCCAGCCAGTTAAGGTACAGGGTGTCGCCTTTGTAGAGCATGTCGGTCTCCTGAATCCAGCAAGGGGATCTGGTCGTACCAGATGAAGCGGAGTGTGGAGTTGATGTTAATGAAATGCAAATTACTGTTTAAATATTTGCAAACACGATCACGGAAGGTGGAAAACGCTCGGGGAATAGACCGGTGTGCTAAGATGCCGGAGTTGAGAGCTCAAACTTTAAAGGTAAAGTATGGATTCGCTGACCACCCTCTATAAAAATCATCTGGATACGCTTCAGGAGCGTACCCGCAACGTGCTTGCCCGCTTTAATCTGGACGCGCTGCTTATCCACTCCGGCGAACTGTTCAACGTCTTTTTAGACGATCACGCCTATCCATTTAAGGTCAACCCGCAGTTCAAAGCCTGGGTGCCGGTCACGCAGGTGCCGAACTGCTGGCTGCTGGTGGACGGCGTCAATAAGCCGAAGCTGTGGTTTTATCTGCCGGTGGATTACTGGCATAACGTCGAGCCGCTGCCGGACGCGTTCTGGACGGATGAGATAGACATTATCGCGCTGCCGAAAGCCGATGATATTGGCGGTCAGCTGCCTGCCGCGCGCGGCAATATCGCGTATATCGGTCCGGTGCCGGAGCGCGCGCTGAAACTGGAGCTCCCGGCGGATAAAATTAACCCGAAAGGCGTTATCGACTATCTGCACTTCTACCGCGCGTATAAAACGGATTACGAGCTGGCCTGTATGCGCGAAGCGCAGAAGACGGCGGTCAACGGTCATCGCGCCGCGCATGAAGCGTTTCTTTCCGGTATGAGCGAGTTCGATATTAACCTCGCGTACCTGACCGCGACCGGCCATCGCGATACCGATGTGCCTTACAGCAATATCGTGGCGCTGAATGAACACGCCGCCGTGCTGCATTACACGCGCCTTGATCACCGCGCGCCGTCTGAGATGCGCAGCTTCCTGCTGGACGCGGGCGCGGAATATAACGGTTATGCGGCCGATTTAACCCGTACCTGGGCGGCTGACAGCGACAGCGATTTTGCGGCCCTGATTAAAGATGTGAATGAAGAACAGCTGGCGCTGATTGGCACCATGAAAGCAGGGATCAGTTACATCGATTACCACATTCAGTTCCATCAGCGCATCGCGAAGCTGCTGCGCCGTCATCAGATTGTCACGGATATCAGCGAAGAAGCGATGGTGGAAGCTGACATTACCGGGCCGTTTATGCCGCACGGTATCGGGCATCCGCTGGGCTTGCAGGTGCATGACGTCGCGGGCTTTATGCAGGACGATACCGGCACGCATCTGGCTGCACCGGCGAAATATCCGTATCTGCGCTGCACGCGCGTATTGCAGCCGCGTATGGTGCTGACGATTGAGCCGGGGATTTACTTTATTGAGTCGCTGCTGGCGCCGTGGCGCGAAGGCCCGTTCAGTAAGCACTTTAACTGGCAGAAAATCGAGGCGCTGAAGCCGTTCGGCGGTATCCGCATTGAGGATAACGTGGTGATTCACGAGCACGGCGTGGAAAACATGACCCGGGATCTGAAGCTCGCCTGATGGAGAGCTGGCTTGTTCCGGCGTCGCCGGTGATCTTTACGGAAGAGATCAAAAAGAGCCGCTTTATTACGTTGCTCGGCCATACCGAGGGCGTGGAAGCGGCCAAAGCGTTCGTTGCGCAGGCGCGCGCCGATTACCCGGATGCCCGGCATTATTGTCAGGCGTGGGTGGCGGGCGCGCCCGATGATTCACAGCAACTCGGGTTCTCGGACGACGGCGAACCGGCAGGCACGGCCGGCAAACCGATGCTGGCGCAGCTGATGGGCAGCGGCGTCGGTGAGATTACTGCCGTGGTGGTGCGCTACTTCGGCGGCGTTAAGCTTGGCACCGGCGGGCTGGTGAAAGCCTACGGCGGCGGCGTGCAACAGGCGTTAACGCTGCTTGAAACCACGCTCAAAGTGCCGCTGACGGAATATACTTTGCTGTGCGATTACGCACAGCTCGCAG
This DNA window, taken from Cronobacter universalis NCTC 9529, encodes the following:
- the ubiD gene encoding 4-hydroxy-3-polyprenylbenzoate decarboxylase, which translates into the protein MKYHDLRDFLALLEQQGELKRITLPVDPYLEMTEIADRTLRAGGPALLFENPKGHTMPVLCNLFGTPKRVAMGMGQEDVSALREVGKLLAFLKEPEPPRGFRDLFDKLPQFKQVLNMPTKRLRNAPCQEKVWQGDEVDLNRIPIMQCWPGDAAPLITWGLTVTRGPHKERQNLGIYRQQLIGKNKLIMRWLSHRGGALDFQEWCQAHPGERFPVAVALGADPATILGAVTPVPDTLSEYAFAGLLRGTKTEVVKCLSNDLEIPASAEIVLEGYIEPGEMAPEGPYGDHTGYYNEIDSFPVFTVTHVTQRKDAIYHSTYTGRPPDEPAVLGVALNEVLVPILQKQFPEIVDFYLPPEGCSYRLAVVTMRKQYAGHAKRVMMGVWSFLRQFMYTKFVIVCDDDINARDWNDVIWAITTRMDPARDTVMVENTPIDYLDFASPVSGLGSKMGLDATNKWPGETQREWGTPIKKDPSVTARIDAIWDELAIFHDGKGA
- the fre gene encoding NAD(P)H-flavin reductase is translated as MTTLSCKVTSVEAITDTVYRVRLVPEAAFSFRAGQYLMVVMDERDKRPFSMASTPDEQGFIELHIGASELNLYAMAVMDRILKEREIVVDIPHGDAWLRDDEERPLILIAGGTGFSYARSILLTALARNPHRDITIYWGGREEKHLYDLSELEALSVDHPNLKIVPVVEQPDETWRGRSGTVLTAVMQDFGTLAGHDIYIAGRFEMAKIARDLFCNERAAREDRLFGDAFAFI
- the fadA gene encoding acetyl-CoA C-acyltransferase FadA, which codes for MEKVVIVDAIRTPMGRSKGGAFRQVRAEDLSAHLMRSLLSRNPQLEGSAIDDIYWGCVQQTLEQGFNIARNAALLAEIPHSVPAVTVNRLCGSSMQALHDAARMIMTGDASVCLVGGVEHMGHVPMNHGVDFHPGLSRNVAKAAGMMGLTAEMLSRMHGISREMQDAFAARSHQRAWAATQAGHFKQEIIPTSGHDADGVLKRYDFDEVIRPETTVEGLSQLKPAFDPASGTVTAGTSSALSDGAAAMLVMSESRARELGLTPRARIRSMAVVGCDPSIMGYGPVPASKLALKKAGLTAGDIDLFEMNEAFAAQILPCIKDLGLMEQIDEKINLNGGAIALGHPLGCSGARISTTLINLMERRDAELGLATMCIGLGQGIATVFERV
- the fadB gene encoding fatty acid oxidation complex subunit alpha FadB, which gives rise to MLYKGDTLYLNWLEDGIAELVFDAPGSVNKLDTATVASLGHALEVLEKQHDLKALLLRSEKAAFIVGADITEFLSLFQVPAEQLSQWLHFANSVFNRLEDLLVPTLCAINGYALGGGCECVLATDFRLATPDARIGLPETKLGIMPGFGGSVRLPRLLGADSALEIIAAGKDITADAALKVGLVDAVVKPEKLIEGALRMLRQAIDGELDWQARRQPKLEPLRLSKIEATMSFTIAKGMVMQTAGKHYPAPMTAVKTIEAAAGLGRDEALALENKSFVPLARSSEALALVGIFLNDQYVKGIAKKLTKETETPKQAAVLGAGIMGGGIAYQSAWKGVPVIMKDINEKSLTLGISEASKLLNKQLERGKIDGLKLANVIATIHPTLDYAGFERVDVVVEAVVENPKVKKAVLAETEEKVRPDTVIASNTSTIPISELASVLKRPENFCGMHFFNPVHRMPLVEVIRGEKTSDATIAKVVAWASKMGKTPIVVNDCPGFFVNRVLFPYFAGFSQLLRDGADFRQIDKVMEKQFGWPMGPAYLLDVVGIDTAHHAQAVMAAGFPQRMQKDYRDAIDALFEAGRFGQKNGKGFYAYQEDSKGKPRKVQDDAADSLLAEVSQPKRAFSDEEIVARMMIPMVNEVVRCLEEGIIASPAEADMALVYGLGFPPFHGGAFRWLDTQGSAKYLDMAQRYQHLGPLYEAPAGLRDKASHNAPYYPQVEPAQPVGELQTA
- the pepQ gene encoding Xaa-Pro dipeptidase; translated protein: MDSLTTLYKNHLDTLQERTRNVLARFNLDALLIHSGELFNVFLDDHAYPFKVNPQFKAWVPVTQVPNCWLLVDGVNKPKLWFYLPVDYWHNVEPLPDAFWTDEIDIIALPKADDIGGQLPAARGNIAYIGPVPERALKLELPADKINPKGVIDYLHFYRAYKTDYELACMREAQKTAVNGHRAAHEAFLSGMSEFDINLAYLTATGHRDTDVPYSNIVALNEHAAVLHYTRLDHRAPSEMRSFLLDAGAEYNGYAADLTRTWAADSDSDFAALIKDVNEEQLALIGTMKAGISYIDYHIQFHQRIAKLLRRHQIVTDISEEAMVEADITGPFMPHGIGHPLGLQVHDVAGFMQDDTGTHLAAPAKYPYLRCTRVLQPRMVLTIEPGIYFIESLLAPWREGPFSKHFNWQKIEALKPFGGIRIEDNVVIHEHGVENMTRDLKLA
- a CDS encoding IMPACT family protein, with the protein product MESWLVPASPVIFTEEIKKSRFITLLGHTEGVEAAKAFVAQARADYPDARHYCQAWVAGAPDDSQQLGFSDDGEPAGTAGKPMLAQLMGSGVGEITAVVVRYFGGVKLGTGGLVKAYGGGVQQALTLLETTLKVPLTEYTLLCDYAQLAGVETLLGQFNGRVVESAFQANVALRVALPHTQVAAFSAKLADFSRGALHLLSVE